Proteins encoded by one window of Novipirellula artificiosorum:
- a CDS encoding ATP-grasp domain-containing protein: MSDQVRILVLGCGDGWHANQLKMAAETLGCELHFSDYESLFACVATPPEVVGLGCDGYGSSAEMIDRFDAVLTRTMPPGSLEKVTFRLAVLHGLCAAGVPVINSPASLELAIDKFASLARVARLGYAVPETVVVQSRSEAVAAFHRLGGDCVVKPIFGGEGRGVMRIQDAQLAWYTFATLEQLDAAFYIQAFVPPGGRDTRLMVIGDDVIAARRENDLDFRTNHSQGGKTVAIEPTSEQSELARRVTQEMGLVIASVDVIDSVNGSPRVLEVNGVPGWKGLQGASHVPIATQMLQTVIESSKVREAIQ, encoded by the coding sequence ATGAGTGACCAAGTCAGAATTTTGGTGCTTGGATGTGGCGATGGTTGGCACGCCAACCAGTTGAAGATGGCTGCCGAAACGCTTGGTTGCGAATTGCACTTTAGCGACTACGAGTCGTTGTTTGCTTGTGTTGCCACGCCCCCAGAAGTTGTCGGTCTTGGATGTGACGGCTATGGCTCATCGGCCGAGATGATCGACCGTTTCGATGCGGTCTTGACGCGGACCATGCCGCCGGGGTCGCTGGAGAAGGTGACCTTTCGGCTTGCGGTGTTGCATGGGCTGTGCGCTGCCGGAGTTCCCGTGATCAATTCGCCTGCCAGTCTCGAACTCGCCATCGACAAGTTTGCCTCGCTCGCTCGCGTGGCTCGACTCGGTTACGCCGTCCCTGAAACGGTCGTCGTTCAATCACGCAGCGAAGCGGTCGCCGCATTCCATCGACTCGGCGGTGATTGCGTTGTCAAGCCAATCTTTGGTGGTGAGGGACGCGGAGTGATGCGAATTCAGGACGCGCAATTGGCCTGGTACACGTTTGCAACGCTCGAGCAACTCGATGCGGCGTTTTACATTCAAGCGTTCGTACCGCCGGGTGGCCGTGATACGCGTTTGATGGTGATTGGGGACGATGTGATCGCGGCTCGTCGAGAAAACGACTTGGATTTCCGGACCAATCATTCGCAAGGCGGTAAGACGGTCGCGATTGAGCCGACTTCCGAACAGTCCGAGTTAGCACGGCGTGTCACTCAGGAGATGGGATTGGTGATCGCTTCGGTTGACGTCATCGACTCGGTCAATGGATCCCCACGCGTGTTGGAAGTTAACGGCGTTCCCGGGTGGAAAGGGTTGCAGGGGGCGAGCCACGTCCCGATCGCGACCCAAATGCTGCAAACCGTCATCGAGTCAAGCAAGGTTCGCGAGGCAATACAATGA
- the mch gene encoding methenyltetrahydromethanopterin cyclohydrolase, translated as MFNLLACKLFDHLCRNAARQRMMASTVAGASVLDAGIHTAGSLAAGIGLARLCLGDLADVVIVPADSATFASPNAIFVQTDHPIGAGLACQYAGWPVATDDFFAMGSGPMRAARGREPMLVDLQLIETADQVVGVLESDKMLTTSAVGLIAKDCGVPAANVQIAIAPSTSIAGSVQVVARSIETALHKLHALEFDVRSVVSATGHAPLPPPARPSDTVTGIGRTNDAILYGATVTLWVDHDDDAVNAVANAVPSSHSSDHGRPFAEIFKAYDYDFYKVDPFLFSPAVIAIHNLRSGRTFRAGSIETSILLRSFQS; from the coding sequence ATGTTCAATTTACTCGCCTGCAAACTTTTTGACCACCTTTGCCGCAACGCCGCGAGGCAGCGGATGATGGCTTCGACGGTTGCGGGAGCGTCCGTGTTGGACGCAGGGATCCATACGGCTGGATCGTTGGCCGCAGGAATCGGTTTGGCGCGGTTGTGCCTGGGCGACCTTGCGGACGTGGTGATCGTACCGGCTGATTCCGCTACGTTCGCCAGTCCCAACGCGATCTTTGTTCAAACCGACCATCCGATTGGCGCCGGTTTGGCATGTCAGTACGCCGGGTGGCCTGTGGCGACCGATGACTTTTTTGCAATGGGAAGTGGTCCGATGCGTGCGGCCCGTGGACGCGAGCCGATGCTTGTCGATTTGCAGTTGATCGAGACCGCCGATCAGGTGGTGGGGGTGCTCGAGTCCGACAAGATGTTGACGACGTCCGCAGTCGGATTGATCGCCAAGGATTGTGGAGTCCCGGCCGCTAACGTGCAAATCGCGATCGCGCCGAGCACTTCGATCGCGGGCAGCGTGCAAGTCGTCGCTCGATCGATTGAAACGGCGCTACATAAACTACATGCGTTGGAATTTGACGTGCGGAGCGTTGTTTCAGCGACCGGCCATGCACCGCTTCCGCCGCCAGCAAGGCCAAGCGATACGGTGACAGGGATTGGACGCACCAACGACGCGATCCTCTACGGAGCAACGGTCACGTTGTGGGTCGATCACGATGATGATGCTGTTAATGCGGTCGCGAACGCAGTCCCAAGTAGCCACTCCTCGGATCACGGCCGCCCCTTCGCCGAGATTTTCAAAGCTTACGATTACGACTTTTACAAGGTCGATCCTTTCTTATTTAGCCCGGCGGTGATCGCGATCCATAATCTGCGCAGCGGGCGGACCTTTCGTGCCGGCAGCATTGAAACCAGCATTCTTTTGCGGTCGTTTCAATCATGA
- the def gene encoding peptide deformylase, which translates to MPLSIVHYPHPTLRYRSKPIRRVDQALRGIADEMLDLMYQFNGVGLAANQVDLPLRLFVANPAGKRDEGEELILVNPELQMPRGNESDQEGCLSLPGLYGQVKRPKAIRVSAYDLKGNSIERSVDGFLARVLMHENDHLDGVLFFDRMTDEARRELIDPLAEFETDFRSRQSTGEIPTDEDLIGRLDEWTERYA; encoded by the coding sequence ATGCCGTTAAGCATCGTTCATTATCCGCATCCCACACTGCGGTACCGCAGCAAACCCATTCGTCGCGTTGACCAAGCTCTGCGGGGAATCGCGGACGAGATGCTTGATTTGATGTACCAGTTCAACGGGGTTGGTTTGGCGGCCAATCAAGTGGACTTGCCGCTGCGTTTGTTCGTGGCCAATCCCGCTGGAAAACGTGACGAGGGGGAAGAGCTAATCCTCGTCAATCCCGAACTGCAAATGCCGCGTGGCAACGAATCCGACCAAGAGGGCTGTTTGAGTCTCCCCGGGTTGTACGGGCAGGTGAAACGCCCCAAAGCCATTCGTGTCAGTGCCTATGACTTAAAGGGGAACTCGATCGAACGCAGTGTCGATGGATTCTTGGCTCGAGTGCTGATGCATGAGAACGACCACCTCGACGGAGTGTTGTTCTTTGACCGGATGACCGACGAAGCGAGGCGGGAGCTGATCGACCCACTCGCAGAATTTGAAACCGATTTTCGCTCGCGACAATCAACCGGCGAAATTCCCACGGACGAAGACTTGATCGGCCGATTGGATGAATGGACCGAGCGATATGCCTAA
- a CDS encoding methionyl-tRNA formyltransferase gives MPKDLSQPAESKLRMIMMGTGPFAIPSFDALRQAGHAIELVVTRPQPAMKSRKKTPPSPVRDWAAEHQFDLFDPASINDDAAIEHLRAVSADLLVVCDYGQILKPSALSTASLGGINLHGSLLPAYRGAAPVQRSMLSGDSVTGVSVIHMTPKLDGGPIIATRETMIADHETAGELEDRLSRMGVEATNEAVNQLIHWDRDSEIGVVQDPAFATRAPRLSKAEGEIDWSQTARLIDCHVRGMQPWPVGYTFVRVEGKDDPVRLAIKQVQMVGEVPSDVPPGTITIDGGLKIAAQDRWIQIVKLQPAGKREMAADEFLRGHHPIAIAH, from the coding sequence ATGCCTAAGGATTTAAGCCAACCAGCGGAGTCGAAGCTGCGGATGATCATGATGGGCACCGGCCCGTTCGCGATCCCTTCGTTCGATGCACTTCGCCAAGCAGGTCACGCCATCGAGTTGGTGGTCACTCGGCCGCAGCCAGCGATGAAAAGCCGAAAAAAAACTCCCCCTTCGCCTGTTCGAGATTGGGCAGCCGAACATCAATTCGACTTGTTCGACCCCGCCAGCATCAATGACGATGCAGCGATCGAACACCTGCGCGCGGTATCGGCCGATTTGCTGGTCGTTTGCGACTATGGGCAAATTCTCAAGCCGTCAGCCTTGTCCACTGCATCGCTCGGTGGCATCAATTTGCATGGATCCTTGTTGCCCGCTTACCGAGGCGCCGCTCCGGTTCAACGCTCCATGCTCAGCGGTGATTCGGTGACTGGCGTTTCGGTCATTCATATGACACCCAAACTTGACGGTGGCCCGATCATTGCGACTCGCGAAACCATGATCGCAGACCACGAAACCGCAGGCGAATTGGAGGACCGATTGTCACGGATGGGGGTGGAAGCAACGAACGAAGCGGTCAATCAATTGATCCATTGGGATCGCGATAGCGAAATCGGAGTGGTTCAAGATCCCGCCTTTGCGACCCGTGCACCGCGATTGTCAAAAGCGGAGGGCGAAATCGATTGGAGCCAAACCGCGAGATTGATCGACTGTCACGTGCGTGGCATGCAACCCTGGCCGGTCGGTTACACCTTCGTTCGCGTCGAAGGAAAGGACGATCCGGTTCGCTTGGCGATTAAGCAAGTTCAAATGGTTGGCGAAGTCCCCTCGGACGTTCCCCCCGGGACGATCACCATCGATGGCGGATTGAAGATTGCTGCGCAAGATCGTTGGATCCAGATCGTGAAATTGCAACCTGCAGGAAAGCGAGAAATGGCGGCCGACGAATTTCTCCGAGGTCACCATCCAATCGCCATTGCGCATTGA
- a CDS encoding 7-carboxy-7-deazaguanine synthase QueE: protein MLTGTPSFFIRTSGCNLRCWFCDTPYASWNPEGERRSVESLVQEAAEVGLEHVVFTGGEPLLHPESVDLSVALRASGHHVTIETAGTIDREVECDLLSISPKFRSSAPDAIKHARWSERHEQRRMPIEVMRRLIERSEDFQLKFVVDCEEDQNELLEVVESLQAAAEKVWVMPQGMAVHEIDESAAWLRPWTQSRGFHYCDRMHIRWYGNRRGT, encoded by the coding sequence ATGTTAACCGGCACCCCCAGCTTCTTTATTCGTACCAGCGGCTGCAATTTGCGTTGTTGGTTTTGCGACACCCCCTATGCATCGTGGAATCCCGAAGGTGAGCGTCGATCGGTGGAGTCGCTTGTGCAAGAAGCAGCCGAAGTGGGACTGGAGCACGTCGTGTTCACCGGTGGTGAGCCTCTGCTGCACCCCGAATCCGTTGATTTGTCGGTCGCACTGCGGGCCTCGGGCCATCATGTCACGATTGAAACCGCGGGAACGATTGACCGAGAAGTCGAATGCGACCTGCTGTCGATCAGCCCGAAATTTCGCAGCAGTGCGCCCGATGCGATCAAGCATGCTCGTTGGAGCGAACGGCACGAGCAACGGCGGATGCCGATCGAGGTCATGCGGCGGCTGATCGAGCGCAGTGAAGACTTTCAACTTAAGTTCGTCGTGGATTGCGAGGAGGATCAAAACGAATTACTGGAGGTGGTCGAATCGCTTCAAGCTGCGGCGGAAAAGGTTTGGGTGATGCCGCAAGGGATGGCAGTCCACGAGATTGATGAATCGGCGGCTTGGTTGCGTCCATGGACTCAATCACGAGGCTTCCATTACTGCGATCGAATGCATATCCGCTGGTACGGCAATCGTCGCGGCACGTGA
- the queF gene encoding preQ(1) synthase produces the protein MSESENFAGILEVFDNPSPARNYTIEHHCPEFTSVCPKTGQPDYGTVVFTYVPDQRCVELKSLKMYLQRFRNEGIFYEAVTNRIMDDFLAVVKPRQAKIETRWTPRGGLCSNITVEYPERD, from the coding sequence TTGAGCGAATCAGAAAATTTTGCGGGCATTTTGGAAGTCTTCGACAATCCAAGTCCCGCCCGGAACTATACCATCGAGCACCATTGCCCCGAGTTTACCTCGGTGTGCCCCAAAACGGGTCAGCCCGACTATGGGACGGTGGTCTTTACGTACGTACCCGACCAACGCTGCGTCGAGCTGAAAAGCTTGAAGATGTACTTACAGCGTTTTCGCAATGAAGGAATCTTCTACGAAGCGGTTACCAACCGAATCATGGACGACTTTCTCGCCGTCGTAAAGCCGCGTCAGGCGAAAATCGAGACCCGCTGGACGCCGCGCGGTGGGCTCTGCAGCAACATCACGGTTGAGTATCCTGAGCGAGATTGA
- a CDS encoding sugar phosphate isomerase/epimerase family protein, with translation MTIPVLLSGFADEAANEKQAIQQYSAFAALGLKYYSIRFIDAGEGIKNVMALSESEIEHLVKLQGDYGLQVSSIGSPIGKVKLKDIDDGTSNKYVPFEEYLKSDVQTACDRAEAFGAKLIRGFAFYHPKGTKPEDHIDQVADQLGQIAEVCDQRGLTFGLEVEANLVGQTGPLLEAIATKVNHPAMLTIFDGANIVTQGFTPDETYGQYLAMKPSLGWVHIKDYHDPSPTARIEHVDEASLSNFVPADRGDSGHEAILRDMKDLLPELNQRMVSRGAAGVFMDLEPHVKGGGQFGGFSGPDGFGVALRGLCRVLDYVGIPYELRSFENIKGWA, from the coding sequence ATGACCATTCCTGTTTTACTGAGCGGATTCGCTGACGAAGCGGCCAATGAAAAACAAGCCATCCAGCAATACTCCGCATTCGCTGCGCTCGGATTGAAGTATTACTCGATTCGTTTCATCGATGCAGGCGAAGGAATCAAAAACGTGATGGCACTCAGCGAATCGGAGATCGAGCACCTTGTCAAACTGCAGGGCGATTACGGATTGCAGGTCAGCAGCATCGGTTCACCAATCGGCAAAGTCAAACTGAAGGATATCGACGACGGCACCAGCAACAAGTACGTTCCGTTCGAGGAGTATCTGAAGTCAGACGTCCAAACCGCGTGTGATCGTGCCGAAGCGTTTGGGGCCAAGTTGATCCGAGGGTTCGCATTCTATCATCCCAAGGGAACGAAACCCGAAGATCATATCGACCAAGTCGCAGATCAATTAGGACAAATCGCCGAGGTCTGTGACCAACGCGGGTTGACATTCGGTCTCGAAGTCGAGGCCAACTTGGTAGGCCAAACAGGCCCCTTGCTTGAGGCGATCGCCACGAAAGTCAACCATCCCGCGATGCTGACGATTTTTGACGGAGCAAACATCGTCACGCAAGGCTTTACACCGGACGAGACCTACGGTCAGTATTTGGCGATGAAACCGAGTCTTGGATGGGTCCACATCAAGGACTACCACGACCCCTCGCCGACCGCTCGAATCGAACATGTCGATGAAGCGAGCCTGAGTAATTTTGTGCCCGCCGATCGTGGAGACAGTGGCCACGAAGCGATCCTCCGTGACATGAAGGACTTGCTGCCCGAGTTGAACCAACGAATGGTGTCACGTGGAGCCGCAGGGGTCTTCATGGATTTGGAACCCCATGTCAAAGGTGGAGGCCAGTTCGGCGGTTTCAGCGGCCCCGATGGTTTTGGCGTCGCACTTCGAGGCCTCTGCCGAGTTCTCGATTATGTCGGCATCCCGTACGAGCTGAGAAGTTTTGAGAACATCAAAGGCTGGGCGTAG